One part of the Myxococcales bacterium genome encodes these proteins:
- a CDS encoding substrate-binding domain-containing protein, with protein sequence MFKESGWSSRFLTLVISLVLIVPMLLEAEATAAGGSFSVIVNPVNPIESLSRKQLSDLIMKKVSKWDNGQRAQPVDLTAGNPTRGRFSQAILGKSVGAMKAYWQQQIFSGRGVPPPELRSDADVIAFVASRQWAIGYVSQGADTSKVKVIKLRD encoded by the coding sequence ATGTTCAAAGAATCTGGATGGTCTAGCAGGTTTCTGACCCTGGTCATATCGTTGGTGCTGATTGTGCCAATGCTGCTCGAAGCGGAAGCCACGGCTGCGGGTGGTAGTTTTTCAGTCATCGTCAACCCTGTGAATCCGATCGAGTCGCTTTCGCGCAAGCAACTGTCCGACTTGATCATGAAGAAGGTGTCCAAGTGGGATAATGGACAGCGGGCTCAGCCCGTAGACCTTACGGCCGGCAATCCGACACGCGGACGCTTCAGCCAGGCGATTCTCGGAAAGTCCGTGGGCGCGATGAAAGCCTACTGGCAGCAGCAGATTTTTTCGGGGCGCGGCGTGCCGCCTCCGGAACTGCGCTCTGACGCCGACGTGATCGCCTTTGTGGCGAGCAGGCAATGGGCCATCGGGTACGTCTCGCAGGGCGCGGACACGAGCAAGGTCAAGGTTATAAAGCTGCGTGACTAG